Within the Gracilinema caldarium DSM 7334 genome, the region TAATGCTTACCCACAAGAATCTCGTTAGCGACTGCTACATAGCCCAAAGCAACCTGACCATTTATCACACCGATGTATTCTATGCCCTGCTACCCATTCATCATTCCTATACCATGCTGGCGGTCTTTATCGAAGCTATTTCGGTAGGGGCCGAACTGGTCTTTGGGAAACGGATTGTAACGAAGGCCATACTGAAGGATTTAAAAGAGGCCAAGGTAACCATGTTCCTTGGGGTGCCCATGCTCTTTAATGCAGTCTTGAATGGTATTATGAAGGGCATTAAAGCTAAAGGACCGCTTGTTTACGGCCTCATTCGGGTAATGATGAGCATCTCCGGGTTTATTAAAAAGGTCTTTAAGGTTAATCCGGGTAAAAAAATGTTCCATTCAATTCTGGACAAGGCGTCCCTTTCATCAATCCGCATCTGTATTTCCGGCGGCGGACCTCTTGCCCCCAGAATCTTTAAACAATACAACCAGCTGGGGATCGATTTTGTCCAGGGCTATGGATTAACCGAAACCTCTCCCATTATTGCCCTGAATCCTAAGGAACATTACAAGGAAACCAGCGTGGGTAAGGTGCTTCCAATGACCGATTTACGGATCCTTAATCCAAACGAACAAGGTATCGGGGAAATTATTGTTAAAGGACCTATGGTAATGCAAGGCTATTACAAAATGCCGGAAGAAACCCGGGAAACCTTTACCGAAGATGCTTACCTGAAAACTGGTGACCTGGGCTACCTGGACAGTGAGAACTACCTCTACCTGACCGGCCGGGCGAAAAACATGATCGTTACCGAGGGTGGAAAAAATGTATACCCAGAAGAAATAGAAAACGAATTCCAGCTTTATGGAGAAATTGAACAGATCCTGGTACGAGGATACCTCATCGATGCGAAAATGAAAACCGAAGGCATTGA harbors:
- a CDS encoding AMP-dependent synthetase/ligase yields the protein MNTATTPWAFLDKYRGTYFNGEWPTLPEMFRITVQRYGERPCFTIYEGDERISLTYNEALTKIEAVSRWLHAQGIRKGDKVAVTGKNSPEWTVAYLGILFAGATVVPIDYQLKTDEIELLLRTADVAILFVDEEKHNHFVEQPGQLTTIISLKKGVGTYIYDLDGPQTEIVPAAETDLAAILFTSGTTGNPKGVMLTHKNLVSDCYIAQSNLTIYHTDVFYALLPIHHSYTMLAVFIEAISVGAELVFGKRIVTKAILKDLKEAKVTMFLGVPMLFNAVLNGIMKGIKAKGPLVYGLIRVMMSISGFIKKVFKVNPGKKMFHSILDKASLSSIRICISGGGPLAPRIFKQYNQLGIDFVQGYGLTETSPIIALNPKEHYKETSVGKVLPMTDLRILNPNEQGIGEIIVKGPMVMQGYYKMPEETRETFTEDAYLKTGDLGYLDSENYLYLTGRAKNMIVTEGGKNVYPEEIENEFQLYGEIEQILVRGYLIDAKMKTEGIEALVYPNQEAFKDEVGALKPKEEIKRRIDEIITEVNQRLKPYQKIERVTILDEPLEMTTTKKIKRNAVKV